In a genomic window of Staphylococcus taiwanensis:
- a CDS encoding oxygen-independent coproporphyrinogen III oxidase has product MTVKSAYIHIPFCVRICTYCDFNKYFIDKQPVDQYLTALIKEMNTSKFRNLETMYVGGGTPTALSENQLERLLKAITSTFTINGEFSFEANPDELTFEKVKLLKDYGVNRISMGVQTFKPELLNILGRTHNTNDIYHAVDNARKAGIESISLDLMYHLPNQTLEDFSESLDLALQMNIDHISSYGLILEPKTQFYNLYRKGQLKLPNEDLGAEMYQYLMQKLSNTPFEQYEISNFAKAKHQSEHNKVYWLNEEYYGFGAGASGYVQGERYTNLNPVQHYINAINKDQRPILSSNFPTYEERMEEEMFLGLRMNEGVSRERFALKFDQPLENVFGQTINELKEKKLLQEHEGYIYLTERGKVIGNEVFEAFLLNN; this is encoded by the coding sequence ATGACGGTTAAAAGTGCCTATATACACATACCGTTTTGTGTGCGGATATGTACATACTGTGACTTTAATAAATATTTTATTGATAAACAACCGGTAGATCAATATTTAACAGCACTTATAAAGGAAATGAATACTAGCAAGTTTCGAAATTTAGAAACAATGTATGTAGGTGGTGGTACACCTACAGCGCTAAGTGAGAATCAATTAGAGCGATTATTAAAAGCAATAACTTCAACATTCACTATTAATGGTGAATTTAGTTTTGAAGCGAATCCAGATGAATTAACCTTTGAAAAAGTAAAATTGTTAAAAGATTATGGGGTTAATAGAATTTCAATGGGAGTACAAACCTTCAAGCCCGAGTTATTAAACATTTTAGGGAGAACGCATAATACTAATGATATTTACCATGCAGTGGATAACGCTAGGAAAGCAGGCATCGAATCTATAAGTCTTGATTTAATGTATCATTTGCCTAATCAAACTTTAGAAGACTTTTCAGAGAGCTTAGATCTAGCGCTGCAAATGAATATTGACCATATTTCAAGTTATGGTTTAATTTTAGAACCTAAAACACAATTCTATAACTTGTATCGAAAAGGACAGCTCAAACTCCCCAATGAAGATTTAGGAGCTGAAATGTATCAATATTTAATGCAAAAACTAAGTAATACACCGTTTGAACAATATGAAATTTCTAATTTTGCTAAAGCCAAACATCAATCTGAACATAATAAAGTATATTGGTTAAATGAAGAGTATTATGGTTTTGGAGCTGGTGCAAGTGGATATGTACAGGGAGAACGGTATACTAATCTAAACCCCGTTCAACATTACATTAACGCAATTAATAAAGACCAAAGACCAATTTTAAGTAGTAATTTTCCAACTTACGAAGAAAGAATGGAAGAGGAAATGTTTTTAGGGTTGAGAATGAATGAAGGCGTTAGTAGAGAAAGGTTCGCTTTAAAATTTGATCAGCCTTTAGAAAATGTATTTGGTCAAACGATAAATGAACTGAAAGAGAAAAAGCTACTACAAGAACATGAAGGTTATATCTATCTTACTGAGAGAGGCAAAGTGATTGGAAATGAAGTATTTGAAGCTTTCTTATTAAATAACTAG